gatTAACTGAAATTATTAATAATGATATATGATAAGCCCAATATATTAAAGATAGTTCGATGTATTATATAAGctcaatatataaaatttaatggaTTTATAAATATTCTTAAAATTGGCTTAAAAAGTATTATgaaaactaaaatatttatataaaaaaataaaccaaaagtaaaaaattaaagaaagaaaagtaaaaaattatgtttttaatatcatatttttattatgttttaaatttagtgttattattgtattatttttatttcttttgtaatttctttgaattaaaaacaaaaaaattgccatagattttttatgttttaaatttttaaaaaagtacAAAATCCGGTTAATTGcctaaattaatcaaaattaattcggTTGGTTAATAGGTTAAAAAAAATCAGTTcggttaaaattttcaaatttttttggtTAATTCAGTTAATGGTAGTTTAATTCGAGTATTACCAAACCAATTATTTGAACACCCCTTCTTGTAATCACTCAATTTTTGGTAAGTTTCTTTTTTGGTTACTTAACtatgaaaatttagaaaataatcactcaactattagactttttctttttggttcacccaattatttgaatttttttgtcaCCAATTGTTAAATTACTAATGAAAATATAACTTCGTAGCTTTTAAAAtgggtataataacaaatttaaccatCAACATTTATACAATGTCTCAATTTAGCCttgatttcaaaaaaattaaccctcaatatctacacattgtgtaatttggttttttttttttgtagatttATTGAAAGTTGGctttaaaagaatgagaaaagattaaaattattatattgaaTTTCTTAGTGTTTCCTTTTTGGTATATTTCCAAacaaaattagttttttttttagttttttaagTGAAAGAGTCACATAGAAAAACATGTGGGGGGTGCCTCGTATTTATCGGACAATTTGCAGGCACTTAACAAAGACAAGCAAAATAGGCAAGACGCTGCAACGTGAGGACATTGATGTCGTGATGTGGGGTGATGTCGTGATTAGGGACGTTGGCATGTCGTGACAACGCTATGAGTTCACCAATTGACTGAGAGGGCAATGTCATGACGAGCATGCATGAGACATCATGACGACACGGCGTATTTCTCAAGTAATACAGTCGTGTTTTGACAACCAAGCAGGACTTCTTCTCCTAGTTGAACTCTGATTACTTCAAGGATATTTCAGTCGTTTTAGCCCTTTAAACTTATCCTATTTAAAGGGGCATTGTATCCTGTTTCGATATGCAATTAAAGATGTAATACTATAGGGCTTTTCTTTTGGGGGCGACAAGATGTAGTCGCTGATGAGTTTTGGTAAGAGTTTTCATGGTAACTATGTAGAGAATTTATACCCTTTTTAAGAGAACTTTATGAGAATTAATGTTTTGTTTTCAAGTTTGCTCTATGAGAGTTAGGGCTTTGTATTCGGGGTTTTGGGTAATGTATGTTTAGTACATTTAGATTATTTTTTTTCCATATTGTATCCTCatttgtttactcatttagtgaaaaGCTGAAACCTCCATTTGTCTGTAGTTTTTTATCCTCCCAACTAAGAGTTTTCaacgtaaaatatttgtattattGATCTTCTCTACTTTTCTATTTCATTGTTTATATGAATTGTCCCGAACAAAATAACATTGAAAAATAAAAccaaatcatatatattatattaaaaatgtaTGGAAACATATATGGAAACTTAATTTGTTCacattatatataataattaatttaatttaattaccaTATTATATACATCGCTATTAATcacataatataataatttaatttaaattgatttaagaatcaaatataaatataatagttATTTTAATCGAATTCAtcggaaaaaaaggaaaaaataagtaatcttattttgttttttgtttattatatatatatatatgtatgtatatatgataacatacatacacataagatatataataaaatagaaCTTTGGAATAATCTTAGTAACAATTCTGAACTAGTTATAACTATTTGTCAATTTTTTACATGTCGACACATAAAAACAATTTAATTTCATGATAATTTATTAGtgaaacattataaaaataaaatagattcataaaaataattaagtgcaTTTTAATTAATACAAACGATTAGCCCGTGTATTACACGAGTATATAAATTAGTTAcataatatgtaaatattgaggattaaatttttaaattcaagactaaattgacacaatGTACAAATGTTGAGAGTTAAAGTTATTATTGTGTCCTttgtaaaagaaaattttgaataattgAGTGATAATTTTGTAGCTTTTTATAGTTGGATGACCCAGAAAAATATTCCAATAATTAGGTGACTACAAGTATAATTTACCCTTAAAAATAATACAGAAGCaactataataaattttaatacacaaaaattaaagaaaaagaaactGATTTATTAAGAATAATAACATCCAATAGACAAATGAAGCCAACCCAGCACACAAGTTTGGTGCAGTGGTGGCCATTGCTTATTCAAAGGAATTGACCAATGCTAAATTTCAAttaatgatgaattaatgatgaatATTAAATCTATATAGCCAAAAAAATGATACTTCTAcgttatatgtatgtatgtatgtaactATAGTATGAATATGAACTGCATGCTGAGAAAATGTATAATATAATACTATATATCTATTATATGTTTATGAATGGGGTGCATGCGGATCATCGTAAACACGGTTGTGGCAAGTTGGGTTGCAAGGATAAGCGCAATCTATCTTTTGGAACGGATTCCGATCATAAAACCAGTCTCCTACTGCCTTCCCAATTTTCTGCACTCACaaatcaatttcaaaatcaaacATATATCAATCaatgtaatattatatatatataaaaaaggcAGCCATTTGTTTGCTTACGGTTTTATTCAACAATGGGGAGTCTTGCATAAACCATAATTCTTGCATCTCAGTTTGGCAATGGGCAAAGCAAGAGTCTATAAACATTCCTCTTGATGCAGACTTGCCTAATCGAAGCAGTGCAACCAAGAATTGTAACCTGAAGTCTGAAACACACACACAAACAAAATGCCCTTAATAAAAACTTTACTAAATTCAGAGTCTAAAACAGGAAGGGAGTGTTTAGTCACCTTGCATTACTTTTATTTGGCTAGGCAAACAGTTCTTTATATCAAGCTTGCAGCTCTCCCAGTGGCCATGGGGATCGGCAATGCCAGGTGCCAAAATGTTTCGTATCTGAATGGAATCAAATTATTTCGGTATTTGATTTGTAGAATCATTTTATAACTAAATCGAAAGCGGAAATGAGCGAACCTGCCATGAATCGTATGCTGCATTGATGATGAAAAGAGGTGTTCGTATTTGTTGTGCGATGTATTGCGGGAAAAAACACTGTGAAATGTGGATTGAGTATTGGTCAGAATATTGAAAGTTGCAGTGAAGAGTGAAACTAGTAAGGAAAAGAAAGCACTCACTAAACCAGGTTTCATTCTCGAAGTACATGATGGAAGCAAATTCTTTGCAGACCCCTTCAGAAAAGTGAGACTGCGTAAGACTTATACATTGACAGTGCATTAAATATTATACCTATGAGGAGATAGGGAAAGAATGAGTACATGTGTCGCAACTAATTGATCAAAGAAGGTTTGAATATAATGTCCTCCAGACACATCTCTCCTGCAAAACAGAATTTACAAAGGAATTAATGAGTATTTGCATGAAACGAATATTTGAACTACCATGTATACTTCAACACAAGATTCTTGGCAGAAGGTCCTATAAATGAGCTTACGTATTGATAAAATAACCAGCATCTGAAATACATTTTACTTTAGTACCCATAGGTAGGAGGGCTCGGAAGCTATCGCAATGCAATATTGATGCCAATCCACCTGCTGAACATCCCGAAAGAATAGCCTACAGAGAGTAATTTCATTGGAAAAACCattagctcaaaaacataaaaagatACAAGAAAGGCAAAACAATCTTACATTTTCAGCATTTCTCATTCCTTTGCTCAATAGATCCTCCATGACAGCAAGCCAGACCCTTGCACCTCTGAAGTGAAGATTAGCAACCTGATGAAAAATTGCTTACTGATTAAATTGCAGAGATACAAAGAAAACTTGTATAATGGATTCTACATATGAAAATAACAACTTTTTGTCCTGTGTGAATATGAGTTGGTTTAGTTAGCACCCTGGCAAGCATCAGAGTTCAAGTCGCACCATGAGTCTCATTTGATGAATGATCTATAAGTACCATTTTCAGCCCTCTATAAAGCGGTGGCATGCCTGACCCTGGACTATACGTTTTAtgaccagaaaagaaaaaagaacttGTTGTCCTGCCATTGCCAAGATGAAACATCATAACTTACTGGATTGACTGCTGCAACATCGCCGGTGAAAGATGATCCATCACAATACCTGACTTTGATTCTGTTCCAATTGTAAAAGTCTACAAATCCAAATCAAATCCATGAAACTGCTGCCAAACAAAAATTAGGAGAAAAAAAGGAGAGCGACATAAGAAAGAAAAAGTTCGTGCCTGGATTGAATATACGTTTGTTGTTCAGGATGCCAGAGAAAGGGATTTGCTTGACCATTCTCTTAGAAGAACCTAGATGTGTGTTTTTACGAACAAGGCAACTACTGACATTGTTGCACCATCCTCCTCCCTAGGAATCCAATGCAAGAGCAATTACTGTGAGTGACAGTAAATACATTAGGAAGTTTGGAACAGAAAAACAAAACCAATCCCATTAGTATTGTCAACAACCCCCAACATCATGAACATTATTACATCCTGTTTAATGATGTAAAATTGTAAATGGCTTTTGACAAGAGGAACAAACCTCAAGCTGAATTAGCCAACTATTTATACCGGTTCCGTATCCCTTGTCCCAATGGTAAGCTGGCGGAGTTCCGTCCAAACAAACTACAGTTTCATCACAATTTAAGCATATTACTAAGAAATCTAACAATGGAAATCCaaagaggaagaaaagaaaaataccGACCGGCTCCTTTTGCTACAGCGCTTTGAACATAGGTAATTGGGACGTAAGCCCCGTTTGTTGTGAACAACAGCAGTCCCAAAACAAGTAGCCATAGCCATAGGCAGGATCTTGTAGTATTCAACATCTATGCACCTTAAACGTTTAATGAAATGGCAGAATTGAATTACGCAACTAATTATAAAGCAATGAACATGAAACAGAGCACAccaatattataattatatataggTGGTACCTGCAAGAAGTGGAAACAGAGGGAAGATGAGGAGAAGGATCAAAGAGCTGAAGAATAGGATGGGACTTGGGAGGGAACTACTTTGGGGTCTTTGTGTCTGCCTTCACAGTTACAGCATTTCAGTTCCAACAAATCAGAAATGATGAAATGAGTTTTTAAAAAACCAATACAAATACAGGAAGACAATAAAAAGTAGTGGTGGTAATACGAGGAAGACGAGATCTAAGACAAAACGTTTTTTAAAAGTGGGATTTTTTTTCCCTCTATGAGTGAAAAGGGCAAGTACCACTTGTTTCTTTTGCCGCACTTTGTAGTTGTAGTGGCTAAGCTAAGCTAGTTGTATTGCattaatgcaaaaaaaaaaaaaaaagaccctCCTGTTCCTGCAAAGGACAGAACAGAACTTGAGAGGAGAGCCGACACTGATTCCCTTAAAAACACCACTGTCAAagagtcaaaaaaaaaaaaaacttaaaataaatattgttttttcttttgtcttttcaacttttgaaatttataaaaaaattctaaTGGGGGTGTGTGGTGGTGGGCGAAAAGCTTGATTTTAGTTATGTGGAATTAGACTTATTAGTTAAAAGTGGGGGTTGAAGTTGAATGTAAGCAGACCCACTAAACATCAATTTGCATGTGGTAATGGAAAAACAATGAATGGAAGTGAAGGAAGAGCTAACCTTAAGTCTTATCGGCTCATGCGTTGAAGCTTTCGCTTTCTTTTTCCGCAGCCATTCTTCTCTTCACCACATATAATTATAGAGTGTTTATTCTTTGGGTTTCTTCTACTAACAATTTAAAGCATACATCCGTCACTATTACACCTCCTTCACGTATTTTAATCAAATACGAGAAAATAACGTTTTTACCATTAttaatgaaatcatcttttaacCATTtggtaatattttaattttatcaataagttttattttattacatcttAAATAGAATATATATATCTGTCGAAAAAAAAGGAAATTTCACCTTTGAACTAtaaatttcaatatatcaaaTTTCCTACTTCTTCCTGAATCTTATAAGAGTTTTAATTAGTAAGTGAAGGTGTTATTTTGGTTGATATTCTACCTTTCCATCTTGTGCAAGTTAGTAAGTTATATAGTGGGTGACTAAACTTGCAGAGTATGTGAAATAAATTTTTTGTACCAATTATTATCATCGTAAATAGATATATTATCTTAAGAGAGTAATTTGATTACTGACTATTTGAGTTGTGATAGTTTAGAAACAAATATTGTACAACATTCTCAATCACTATGTAATAGCAACAtatgtaaaaatatgaatttatctttGAAGCATTGACATACacattattaaaaatttcaaaaataaattaaagagattttatttaaataatgagttaatatataattatacgcCATAAACATATCTAATATAAATTCTAAAGATATATATTATGACCTGGCATTGGATTTTTAGGGGGAAAGAAGAAAAGTAAGATGCTTTTATTCCTTGTTAGTAGATAAGAGATACTGAAATACTCTAGTGTCGGCATAATTGCATGATGCTTGAAGAGGAGAAAACCAGAAAGTAAGAAAATTTGGTGGTTGGTTGCTGGTGACTTGTTAATAAAATGTATTTTCATTTTATCTATCTATGACACTTCTATGTTGGATAGCTACAAAACTTTCgactaaaaattaaattttgtttcacGGATTCAACTCTTTCGTCCTCAAACCCAGAATTACAGTTAAAAAAAAACATGGTACGCAACGTTATATAGTATATGTATATTAATAGCTCAAAGAGTATGATTGCATATTATATTGGTATCCTTGGTTGGAATTGGTGCCaaatataaatcaaaaagaagaaaatgttTGTTACTTGTTTGGTGGAATAAAAAATTGTTTCCACCATGATTGGAATAGGAAAGTAGAAACGTGGCAGATGATAATACGTTGAAGAGGGGATAATAAAATTGGATCTAAAAATTCGTGGATGCATTGCATTTGCAGCCAAGCTTCAACCTATAATAAGTGGAGAGTTGAGAGTTCAAAGGGCACGTGATTGACGgtgattatatatttttgtaaaaaCAATTCAAAGTTGGATGAGCCACACCCACCGCCACCATCCATTTCCATGCTGTTTTGCACTTTCGTTTACGCACCCTTTTATTGAAAAGAAGAAAAGACATGAAAAAAGCAATATACTAGAGTTTTCAGAAACTAGATGAGCCACCAAATTGATTCCAACATCCAATAATTATTTTCTCCCAAATGTAATCCAGTCACTCATTTATAACATTGCTCTCTATCATTTTTAGTTGtggatatgaatatgattgaaaCTAACCTCGACTCTatctattatttaatttataaatatacaatttaatcaaaaatattattaaattattaaaatgttttattaaatacaCAAGTGCTTGATAAAGCAGTAAGACATATCACACTCCTCAAAGGAAAACTACAATTTAATTTTGGAGATAACATTGTTAGAAGGAGCAAGCAcgaattttaagaaaattaatcCTTCGATCATAAAGTAGATAtgaagtatactttgatcatacaAAAAAAGAAGCATTTTATTAAATATTGAAGAAGCTTTCAGTTTACACTTTGTTCCAACATTGATGTTTGAACTATTTTTGGAACAAATAACTTAATTTGTAGTTGTATAAGACAATTCCGTTCTAACTTCTATTAGAAAAAAGAATGGGATcgaacaaattcacaaataagtAAACTAAGGAGAGAAATAACACATAATATTTTTAACACAATTCGAATAAACAATCCTACGTCTGTAGAGTTTCGGTCAGAGAATGATTTTATTCAACAATCCAATTGAATCACCTATTAGCTAAAGCTCAAACAATCTTTACAACAATGGATATTTGCAGCCCTAACAATGACTTAGATTGTTACAAATCACTTTCCCAGATACCTCACTTACAATCAATGTGAGCTGTCCAAAAAGTGTCGAACTACACAACCAAGAACATTCAAGAAAGCAATAAAAAAAGACACTCTAAAATTGCTCAACACTATGCGACACAAACATTAACCTATTTATAGGCTGATGTAAGAGTCTCTCAGCAGTGTTTTGATAAGTTTTAAACTctcatttaaaaattgaaaatatccGATTAATTATCTTGAGTATTTATAACATAAAAGCCTTTATAAACAAACTCCTCAACCATTTCAAATACTCTGAAAGATAAGGATAATGATGAGTATCTACAAAAGTTAAAACTCCTCTCATTTCTCTCCAAGGTCATCGATTGAAAGATAATGATCAACACATGTTTGTAGCACAAAATTACTTCCTTATTTTCTACTTAACAAGATTAAGTCATAAGCCATTTTGTTAAAATGTCAAACATGCAAACACAAAATCTTTGACTGCACCAAAACTATTGTTCTATATGTTGTTCGAATATGAAGTGGGACAAGAAAAGTAGCCAAACTTCCAACAATTTCTTCCTTTGGCATTTTGACAAAACCAACAGGAAATGATTAGCACATAACCCAAACAAGTCAAAGGAAACTAGAATATGTCTCCTTTTAAGAGATAGAACGATGCTCGATCACACACTCCTCTATTAATATGTTTGTTCATCACATTGACCACCAAACATATAGACATTCTCTAAAGTAATTCATGAGATATAATGCGTGATAAATAAGTAGAACATATATCATCTAGTATCTAGCAAAAACAATGAAAGTAGTAGTAATTAAAGTCATCAAAATAAACCATAAATCATCACCAAATTTAACAATTAGCATGAACATTTCATTTTTTGCTACTCTTTTCTCACTTTTTTTTTGGGTAAAGATACTAAAAGTGCTCCCACTGACCTTTTAGATAAATTCGGTTTAGAAAATAATTTTGTTACATGACGAAAAACTAATTTTTCTTTCTAAAAACCTGAGACTTGTGATAATTATATCGATAAAAATTCTTACCAACTTCATACTTATGCTATTGAATAAGCGGTTTGATTCAAATATCGACTTTCAACCACTCGATTTTCTCTAATATtctcaactttaacttgctagAGTGTGAGCTCTATTCACGAATCGATAAACACAATAAAAACTTTGATTGATATTAATTAGGAATATTAATTTCTCTTTACGAGTTAGAAACTGGaaataatttcttaaaaataaaatttatttggatAGATTAAATCTCTCTATTTTCTAGTAGAGTGACCACACGCAATGTAATGGGCCAAATCTGCCCGGGCCCAACAACCAATAATAAAACCAAATAAAACATAAAGTCCAATTGTAATACAACCCAAT
Above is a genomic segment from Gossypium arboreum isolate Shixiya-1 chromosome 8, ASM2569848v2, whole genome shotgun sequence containing:
- the LOC108468075 gene encoding pectin acetylesterase 8-like, whose translation is MLNTTRSCLWLWLLVLGLLLFTTNGAYVPITYVQSAVAKGAVCLDGTPPAYHWDKGYGTGINSWLIQLEGGGWCNNVSSCLVRKNTHLGSSKRMVKQIPFSGILNNKRIFNPDFYNWNRIKVRYCDGSSFTGDVAAVNPVANLHFRGARVWLAVMEDLLSKGMRNAENAILSGCSAGGLASILHCDSFRALLPMGTKVKCISDAGYFINTRDVSGGHYIQTFFDQLVATHGSAKNLLPSCTSRMKPGLCFFPQYIAQQIRTPLFIINAAYDSWQIRNILAPGIADPHGHWESCKLDIKNCLPSQIKVMQDFRLQFLVALLRLGKSASRGMFIDSCFAHCQTEMQELWFMQDSPLLNKTKIGKAVGDWFYDRNPFQKIDCAYPCNPTCHNRVYDDPHAPHS